The following are encoded together in the Perca fluviatilis chromosome 23, GENO_Pfluv_1.0, whole genome shotgun sequence genome:
- the trim24 gene encoding transcription intermediary factor 1-alpha isoform X2, with amino-acid sequence MDESVENVDNDDIVIIVENEAESLPAEEERLKQQGTFGLMDTCPICKLSFHNREPKLLPCLHSFCKRCLPAPFRSADPRRDSQGQVDHNKSLGAIRCPVCRQECWEIDMLDNFFVKDSAEVPSSTVEKTSQVCMSCDDNTEATGYCVECVEFLCVTCIEAHQRVKFTRDHTIRQKEEMSPALGMSTQKPVFCDIHKQEPLKLFCETCDRLTCRDCQLLKHKDHNYQFLEDAYRNHKQYLENMTQQLQEKRKAIEDMSSCISTGLQQVEENRKAVTNEIKKSICNLIMEINRKGKILVNQLEALTKDHELGLKKQQEDVNCLTRHLDHVISFTKWATASHSGTALLYCKRLILFQIHYLMRASCNPSIVPQSSVRFQCRSGFWATNVDLGSLVVERGPGRPPITNHQAGPRAEAPAGALSVSAQQRQNTLAQLQLQVDKLSQQPHRHPPPNHWSWYQNVRLPGPPGPPGPTGPPGPPGPPPATRPIHGGSSPSQGLGQPGRRYGSSHPNTRSPTSSMHHNTGYPAAQSLRDLIQSSSFPPKPMDVLQGTSRYPQPLSAGAATQMSLHQRGPTESSFLKRSETGGSVPSITISIPKPSFAPSLASAPADKTSTFNHIAVQVRQKSPMAKPSSSDRSTGTTSWRQTSEPPSAPSAKRRRRSSPGPVIVIKDEPEDEDEVRFVQSSVGSSLPDSSTGAQSKPRQQLKVSVSVPVPVPGSESGKEQRPQPAAQPESEKRAEPEEDPNEDWCAVCQNGGELLCCDKCPKVFHLACHIPALNESPSGAWFCSLCRDLASPEMTYDCDGKDDPISEGCPPLERRRCERLLLRLFCNDFSTDFQQPATPSETKRYKELIKTPMDLSIVKKKLESKSQEGECYSSPDEFVADVRLIFFNCAKYYKATSEVGSAGLYLEDYFEEQLKLVYPDRVFPGGREEQMIPPLEDEIDEEEEMMDEGMAPIEDDKPQSPAENGIPPVEEDLPPLEEAAVPAEEEKSETEEKVIDTSEKAADEKVAAVEGDLPPAEEAKQDEETPEKELESSPAADSETKDKVAPSSPKEESPQLPTDTPADPAETQEKESAPADTAKEEEG; translated from the exons ATGGATGAAAGTGTAGAAAATGTTGATAACGACGACATTGTCATTATCGTGGAAAACGAGGCAGAAAGTTTGCCAGCCGAGGAAGAGAGGCTGAAACAGCAAGGTACCTTCGGGCTCATGGACACTTGTCCTATCTGCAAGTTGAGCTTCCACAACCGAGAGCCCAAACTCCTACCGTGTCTTCACTCTTTCTGCAAGAGGTGTCTCCCGGCCCCCTTCAGGAGTGCTGATCCGAGGCGTGACTCACAAGGCCAAGTCGACCACAACAAATCAC TGGGTGCCATTCGATGTCCAGTATGCAGACAGGAATGCTGGGAGATAGACATGTTGGATAATTTCTTTGTCAAAGACTCTGCTGAGGTGCCGAGCAGCACCGTGGAGAAAACCAGCCAG GTGTGTATGAGCTGCGATGACAACACCGAGGCAACAGGTTACTGCGTGGAGTGTGTGGAGTTTCTGTGTGTGACATGTATTGAGGCGCACCAAAGAGTCAAGTTCACCAGGGATCACACCATACGCCAGAAGGAGGAGATGTCTCCAG CATTAGGTATGTCCACACAGAAGCCTGTGTTTTGTGACATCCACAAGCAGGAGCCACTGAAGCTGTTTTGTGAGACGTGTGACCGACTCACCTGTCGGGACTGTCAGCTGCTTAAGCACAAGGATCACAA CTACCAGTTTTTGGAGGATGCATACAGGAACCACAAACAGTATCTGGAGAACATGACGCAGCAGttgcaagaaaaaagaaaggccATTGAGGACATGTCCAGCTGTATCAGCACTGG aCTCCAGCAAGTTGAAGAGAACCGGAAGGCTGTCACTAATGAAATAAAGAAGTCTATCTGTAACTTGATTATGGAGATCAACAGGAAAGGAAAGATTCTGGTTAACCAGCTTGAG GCTCTGACTAAGGACCATGAGCTGGGTTTAAAAAAGCAGCAAGAGGACGTCAACTGTCTGACCAGGCACCTGGACCATGTCATCAGCTTTACCAAATGGGCTACAGCCAGCCATAGTGGAACAGCCCTCCTGTACTGCAAGAGACTG ATCCTTTTTCAGATCCATTACCTGATGAGAGCAAGCTGTAATCCCTCCATCGTCCCTCAGAGTTCTGTGCGCTTTCAGTGTCGCTCTGGTTTCTGGGCCACAAATGTAGACCTTG GTTCTCTGGTTGTGGAAAGGGGTCCGGGCCGGCCGCCCATCACCAACCACCAGGCCGGTCCCAGAGCAGAGGCACCCGCTGGAGCTCTTTCAGTTTCAGCTCAGCAGCGACAGAACACGCTGGCTCAGCTCCAGCTGCAG GTGGACAAGCTTTCCCAGCAGCCTCACAGGCATCCTCCTCCTAACCATTGGTCCTGGTACCAAAATGTCAGGCTCCCTGGACCCCCAGGACCCCCAGGACCCACCGGCCCTCCAGGACCTCCCGGCCCTCCACCCGCAACTAGACCCATCCACGGCGGGTCGTCCCCCTCCCAAGGCTTGGGACAGCCAGGACGCAGATACGGGAGCTCCCACCCCAACACTAGAAGCCCCACATCATCCATGCATCACAACACAGGATACCCAGCTGCTCAG TCTCTGAGAGATCTGATCCAAAGCTCTAGCTTCCCTCCTAAACCCATGGATGTGTTGCAGGGTACGTCTCGCTACCCACAGCCTCTGTCTGCCGGAGCAGCTACACAGATGTCACTGCATCAG CGGGGCCCAACGGAGTCCTCCTTCCTGAAGAGGAGTGAGACTGGTGGATCTGtcccctccatcaccatctctATTCCCAAACCCAGCTTTGCTCCAAGTCTAGCTTCAGCACCTGCGGACAAAACAAGCACATTTAATCACATAGCAG TTCAAGTAAGGCAGAAATCCCCGATGGCCAAACCATCTTCTTCAGACAGAAGCACAGG GACGACGTCCTGGAGGCAGACTTCTGAACCTCCATCTGCCCCCTCAGCCAAGCGACGGAGAAGGTCGTCCCCGGGGCCCGTCATCGTCATCAAAGACGAGCCAGAGGATGAGGATGAAGTTCGATTT GTGCAGTCCAGCGTAGGGTCCAGCCTGCCGGACAGCAGCACCGGGGCTCAGTCAAAGCCTCGGCAGCAGCTAAAGGTGTCAGTGTCAGTCCCAGTCCCAGTCCCCGGATCGGAGTCTGGGAAAGAGCAGCGTCCGCAGCCCGCAGCACAGCCAGAGTCCGAGAAGAGAGCGGAGCCGGAGGAAGATCCTAACGAGGACTGGTGCGCCGTCTGTCAGAACGGAGGGGAGCTGCTCTGTTGCGACAAGTGTCCCAAAGTCTTTCATCTGGCCTGCCACATTCCCGCCCTCAATGAGTCTCCCAG CGGGGCGTGGTTCTGTTCGCTCTGCCGAGACCTCGCCTCTCCTGAGATGACGTACGACTGTGACGGCAAGGATGACCCCATCTCTGAAGGATGCCCACCTCTTGAAAGAAGG AGGTGTGAGAGGCTGCTACTACGTCTGTTCTGCAATGACTTCAGCACTGACTTCCAGCAGCCTGCTACTCCATCA GAGACAAAAAGGTACAAAGAGCTGATCAAGACTCCGATGGATCTCTCGATAGTCAAGAAGAAACTGGAGTCCAAGTCGCAGGAAGGTGAATGCTATAGTAGCCCGGATGAGTTTGTCGCAGACGTCCGCCTCATATTTTTCAACTGTGCAAAGTACTACAAG GCGACCTCAGAAGTGGGGAGTGCAGGCTTGTACTTGGAGGACTACTTTGAGGAACAGTTGAAACTAGTCTACCCAGATAGGGTCTTCccgggagggagggaagagcaGATGATCCCTCCTTTGGAGGACGAGATAGATGAAGAGGAAGAGATGATGGACGAAGGCATGGCTCCCATTGAAGACGATAAACCACAAAGCCCTGCGGAAAACGGAATCCCGCCTGTGGAAGAGGACTTGCCGCCTCTGGAAGAAGCGGCAGTCCCGGCAGAGGAAGAAAAGTCGGAAACAGAGGAGAAGGTGATTGATACGAGTGAAAAGGCGGCGGATGAAAAGGTTGCAGCCGTGGAAGGGGACTTGCCCCCCGCAGAGGAGGCAAAGCAGGACGAGGAGACTCCTGAGAAGGAGCTGGAAAGCTCCCCAGCTGCCGATAgtgaaacaaaagacaaagtaGCCCCCAGCTCCCCAAAAGAGGAGAGCCCTCAGCTCCCTACAGACACGCCCGCGGATCCAGCTGAAACCCAGGAGAAGGAGTCAGCTCCTGCAGACACAGccaaagaggaggagggataG
- the trim24 gene encoding transcription intermediary factor 1-alpha isoform X3, translating into MDESVENVDNDDIVIIVENEAESLPAEEERLKQQGTFGLMDTCPICKLSFHNREPKLLPCLHSFCKRCLPAPFRSADPRRDSQGQVDHNKSLGAIRCPVCRQECWEIDMLDNFFVKDSAEVPSSTVEKTSQVCMSCDDNTEATGYCVECVEFLCVTCIEAHQRVKFTRDHTIRQKEEMSPEALGMSTQKPVFCDIHKQEPLKLFCETCDRLTCRDCQLLKHKDHNYQFLEDAYRNHKQYLENMTQQLQEKRKAIEDMSSCISTGLQQVEENRKAVTNEIKKSICNLIMEINRKGKILVNQLEALTKDHELGLKKQQEDVNCLTRHLDHVISFTKWATASHSGTALLYCKRLILFQIHYLMRASCNPSIVPQSSVRFQCRSGFWATNVDLGSLVVERGPGRPPITNHQAGPRAEAPAGALSVSAQQRQNTLAQLQLQVDKLSQQPHRHPPPNHWSWYQNVRLPGPPGPPGPTGPPGPPGPPPATRPIHGGSSPSQGLGQPGRRYGSSHPNTRSPTSSMHHNTGYPAAQGTSRYPQPLSAGAATQMSLHQRGPTESSFLKRSETGGSVPSITISIPKPSFAPSLASAPADKTSTFNHIAVQVRQKSPMAKPSSSDRSTGTTSWRQTSEPPSAPSAKRRRRSSPGPVIVIKDEPEDEDEVRFVQSSVGSSLPDSSTGAQSKPRQQLKVSVSVPVPVPGSESGKEQRPQPAAQPESEKRAEPEEDPNEDWCAVCQNGGELLCCDKCPKVFHLACHIPALNESPSGAWFCSLCRDLASPEMTYDCDGKDDPISEGCPPLERRRCERLLLRLFCNDFSTDFQQPATPSETKRYKELIKTPMDLSIVKKKLESKSQEGECYSSPDEFVADVRLIFFNCAKYYKATSEVGSAGLYLEDYFEEQLKLVYPDRVFPGGREEQMIPPLEDEIDEEEEMMDEGMAPIEDDKPQSPAENGIPPVEEDLPPLEEAAVPAEEEKSETEEKVIDTSEKAADEKVAAVEGDLPPAEEAKQDEETPEKELESSPAADSETKDKVAPSSPKEESPQLPTDTPADPAETQEKESAPADTAKEEEG; encoded by the exons ATGGATGAAAGTGTAGAAAATGTTGATAACGACGACATTGTCATTATCGTGGAAAACGAGGCAGAAAGTTTGCCAGCCGAGGAAGAGAGGCTGAAACAGCAAGGTACCTTCGGGCTCATGGACACTTGTCCTATCTGCAAGTTGAGCTTCCACAACCGAGAGCCCAAACTCCTACCGTGTCTTCACTCTTTCTGCAAGAGGTGTCTCCCGGCCCCCTTCAGGAGTGCTGATCCGAGGCGTGACTCACAAGGCCAAGTCGACCACAACAAATCAC TGGGTGCCATTCGATGTCCAGTATGCAGACAGGAATGCTGGGAGATAGACATGTTGGATAATTTCTTTGTCAAAGACTCTGCTGAGGTGCCGAGCAGCACCGTGGAGAAAACCAGCCAG GTGTGTATGAGCTGCGATGACAACACCGAGGCAACAGGTTACTGCGTGGAGTGTGTGGAGTTTCTGTGTGTGACATGTATTGAGGCGCACCAAAGAGTCAAGTTCACCAGGGATCACACCATACGCCAGAAGGAGGAGATGTCTCCAG AAGCATTAGGTATGTCCACACAGAAGCCTGTGTTTTGTGACATCCACAAGCAGGAGCCACTGAAGCTGTTTTGTGAGACGTGTGACCGACTCACCTGTCGGGACTGTCAGCTGCTTAAGCACAAGGATCACAA CTACCAGTTTTTGGAGGATGCATACAGGAACCACAAACAGTATCTGGAGAACATGACGCAGCAGttgcaagaaaaaagaaaggccATTGAGGACATGTCCAGCTGTATCAGCACTGG aCTCCAGCAAGTTGAAGAGAACCGGAAGGCTGTCACTAATGAAATAAAGAAGTCTATCTGTAACTTGATTATGGAGATCAACAGGAAAGGAAAGATTCTGGTTAACCAGCTTGAG GCTCTGACTAAGGACCATGAGCTGGGTTTAAAAAAGCAGCAAGAGGACGTCAACTGTCTGACCAGGCACCTGGACCATGTCATCAGCTTTACCAAATGGGCTACAGCCAGCCATAGTGGAACAGCCCTCCTGTACTGCAAGAGACTG ATCCTTTTTCAGATCCATTACCTGATGAGAGCAAGCTGTAATCCCTCCATCGTCCCTCAGAGTTCTGTGCGCTTTCAGTGTCGCTCTGGTTTCTGGGCCACAAATGTAGACCTTG GTTCTCTGGTTGTGGAAAGGGGTCCGGGCCGGCCGCCCATCACCAACCACCAGGCCGGTCCCAGAGCAGAGGCACCCGCTGGAGCTCTTTCAGTTTCAGCTCAGCAGCGACAGAACACGCTGGCTCAGCTCCAGCTGCAG GTGGACAAGCTTTCCCAGCAGCCTCACAGGCATCCTCCTCCTAACCATTGGTCCTGGTACCAAAATGTCAGGCTCCCTGGACCCCCAGGACCCCCAGGACCCACCGGCCCTCCAGGACCTCCCGGCCCTCCACCCGCAACTAGACCCATCCACGGCGGGTCGTCCCCCTCCCAAGGCTTGGGACAGCCAGGACGCAGATACGGGAGCTCCCACCCCAACACTAGAAGCCCCACATCATCCATGCATCACAACACAGGATACCCAGCTGCTCAG GGTACGTCTCGCTACCCACAGCCTCTGTCTGCCGGAGCAGCTACACAGATGTCACTGCATCAG CGGGGCCCAACGGAGTCCTCCTTCCTGAAGAGGAGTGAGACTGGTGGATCTGtcccctccatcaccatctctATTCCCAAACCCAGCTTTGCTCCAAGTCTAGCTTCAGCACCTGCGGACAAAACAAGCACATTTAATCACATAGCAG TTCAAGTAAGGCAGAAATCCCCGATGGCCAAACCATCTTCTTCAGACAGAAGCACAGG GACGACGTCCTGGAGGCAGACTTCTGAACCTCCATCTGCCCCCTCAGCCAAGCGACGGAGAAGGTCGTCCCCGGGGCCCGTCATCGTCATCAAAGACGAGCCAGAGGATGAGGATGAAGTTCGATTT GTGCAGTCCAGCGTAGGGTCCAGCCTGCCGGACAGCAGCACCGGGGCTCAGTCAAAGCCTCGGCAGCAGCTAAAGGTGTCAGTGTCAGTCCCAGTCCCAGTCCCCGGATCGGAGTCTGGGAAAGAGCAGCGTCCGCAGCCCGCAGCACAGCCAGAGTCCGAGAAGAGAGCGGAGCCGGAGGAAGATCCTAACGAGGACTGGTGCGCCGTCTGTCAGAACGGAGGGGAGCTGCTCTGTTGCGACAAGTGTCCCAAAGTCTTTCATCTGGCCTGCCACATTCCCGCCCTCAATGAGTCTCCCAG CGGGGCGTGGTTCTGTTCGCTCTGCCGAGACCTCGCCTCTCCTGAGATGACGTACGACTGTGACGGCAAGGATGACCCCATCTCTGAAGGATGCCCACCTCTTGAAAGAAGG AGGTGTGAGAGGCTGCTACTACGTCTGTTCTGCAATGACTTCAGCACTGACTTCCAGCAGCCTGCTACTCCATCA GAGACAAAAAGGTACAAAGAGCTGATCAAGACTCCGATGGATCTCTCGATAGTCAAGAAGAAACTGGAGTCCAAGTCGCAGGAAGGTGAATGCTATAGTAGCCCGGATGAGTTTGTCGCAGACGTCCGCCTCATATTTTTCAACTGTGCAAAGTACTACAAG GCGACCTCAGAAGTGGGGAGTGCAGGCTTGTACTTGGAGGACTACTTTGAGGAACAGTTGAAACTAGTCTACCCAGATAGGGTCTTCccgggagggagggaagagcaGATGATCCCTCCTTTGGAGGACGAGATAGATGAAGAGGAAGAGATGATGGACGAAGGCATGGCTCCCATTGAAGACGATAAACCACAAAGCCCTGCGGAAAACGGAATCCCGCCTGTGGAAGAGGACTTGCCGCCTCTGGAAGAAGCGGCAGTCCCGGCAGAGGAAGAAAAGTCGGAAACAGAGGAGAAGGTGATTGATACGAGTGAAAAGGCGGCGGATGAAAAGGTTGCAGCCGTGGAAGGGGACTTGCCCCCCGCAGAGGAGGCAAAGCAGGACGAGGAGACTCCTGAGAAGGAGCTGGAAAGCTCCCCAGCTGCCGATAgtgaaacaaaagacaaagtaGCCCCCAGCTCCCCAAAAGAGGAGAGCCCTCAGCTCCCTACAGACACGCCCGCGGATCCAGCTGAAACCCAGGAGAAGGAGTCAGCTCCTGCAGACACAGccaaagaggaggagggataG
- the trim24 gene encoding transcription intermediary factor 1-alpha isoform X1 — translation MDESVENVDNDDIVIIVENEAESLPAEEERLKQQGTFGLMDTCPICKLSFHNREPKLLPCLHSFCKRCLPAPFRSADPRRDSQGQVDHNKSLGAIRCPVCRQECWEIDMLDNFFVKDSAEVPSSTVEKTSQVCMSCDDNTEATGYCVECVEFLCVTCIEAHQRVKFTRDHTIRQKEEMSPEALGMSTQKPVFCDIHKQEPLKLFCETCDRLTCRDCQLLKHKDHNYQFLEDAYRNHKQYLENMTQQLQEKRKAIEDMSSCISTGLQQVEENRKAVTNEIKKSICNLIMEINRKGKILVNQLEALTKDHELGLKKQQEDVNCLTRHLDHVISFTKWATASHSGTALLYCKRLILFQIHYLMRASCNPSIVPQSSVRFQCRSGFWATNVDLGSLVVERGPGRPPITNHQAGPRAEAPAGALSVSAQQRQNTLAQLQLQVDKLSQQPHRHPPPNHWSWYQNVRLPGPPGPPGPTGPPGPPGPPPATRPIHGGSSPSQGLGQPGRRYGSSHPNTRSPTSSMHHNTGYPAAQSLRDLIQSSSFPPKPMDVLQGTSRYPQPLSAGAATQMSLHQRGPTESSFLKRSETGGSVPSITISIPKPSFAPSLASAPADKTSTFNHIAVQVRQKSPMAKPSSSDRSTGTTSWRQTSEPPSAPSAKRRRRSSPGPVIVIKDEPEDEDEVRFVQSSVGSSLPDSSTGAQSKPRQQLKVSVSVPVPVPGSESGKEQRPQPAAQPESEKRAEPEEDPNEDWCAVCQNGGELLCCDKCPKVFHLACHIPALNESPSGAWFCSLCRDLASPEMTYDCDGKDDPISEGCPPLERRRCERLLLRLFCNDFSTDFQQPATPSETKRYKELIKTPMDLSIVKKKLESKSQEGECYSSPDEFVADVRLIFFNCAKYYKATSEVGSAGLYLEDYFEEQLKLVYPDRVFPGGREEQMIPPLEDEIDEEEEMMDEGMAPIEDDKPQSPAENGIPPVEEDLPPLEEAAVPAEEEKSETEEKVIDTSEKAADEKVAAVEGDLPPAEEAKQDEETPEKELESSPAADSETKDKVAPSSPKEESPQLPTDTPADPAETQEKESAPADTAKEEEG, via the exons ATGGATGAAAGTGTAGAAAATGTTGATAACGACGACATTGTCATTATCGTGGAAAACGAGGCAGAAAGTTTGCCAGCCGAGGAAGAGAGGCTGAAACAGCAAGGTACCTTCGGGCTCATGGACACTTGTCCTATCTGCAAGTTGAGCTTCCACAACCGAGAGCCCAAACTCCTACCGTGTCTTCACTCTTTCTGCAAGAGGTGTCTCCCGGCCCCCTTCAGGAGTGCTGATCCGAGGCGTGACTCACAAGGCCAAGTCGACCACAACAAATCAC TGGGTGCCATTCGATGTCCAGTATGCAGACAGGAATGCTGGGAGATAGACATGTTGGATAATTTCTTTGTCAAAGACTCTGCTGAGGTGCCGAGCAGCACCGTGGAGAAAACCAGCCAG GTGTGTATGAGCTGCGATGACAACACCGAGGCAACAGGTTACTGCGTGGAGTGTGTGGAGTTTCTGTGTGTGACATGTATTGAGGCGCACCAAAGAGTCAAGTTCACCAGGGATCACACCATACGCCAGAAGGAGGAGATGTCTCCAG AAGCATTAGGTATGTCCACACAGAAGCCTGTGTTTTGTGACATCCACAAGCAGGAGCCACTGAAGCTGTTTTGTGAGACGTGTGACCGACTCACCTGTCGGGACTGTCAGCTGCTTAAGCACAAGGATCACAA CTACCAGTTTTTGGAGGATGCATACAGGAACCACAAACAGTATCTGGAGAACATGACGCAGCAGttgcaagaaaaaagaaaggccATTGAGGACATGTCCAGCTGTATCAGCACTGG aCTCCAGCAAGTTGAAGAGAACCGGAAGGCTGTCACTAATGAAATAAAGAAGTCTATCTGTAACTTGATTATGGAGATCAACAGGAAAGGAAAGATTCTGGTTAACCAGCTTGAG GCTCTGACTAAGGACCATGAGCTGGGTTTAAAAAAGCAGCAAGAGGACGTCAACTGTCTGACCAGGCACCTGGACCATGTCATCAGCTTTACCAAATGGGCTACAGCCAGCCATAGTGGAACAGCCCTCCTGTACTGCAAGAGACTG ATCCTTTTTCAGATCCATTACCTGATGAGAGCAAGCTGTAATCCCTCCATCGTCCCTCAGAGTTCTGTGCGCTTTCAGTGTCGCTCTGGTTTCTGGGCCACAAATGTAGACCTTG GTTCTCTGGTTGTGGAAAGGGGTCCGGGCCGGCCGCCCATCACCAACCACCAGGCCGGTCCCAGAGCAGAGGCACCCGCTGGAGCTCTTTCAGTTTCAGCTCAGCAGCGACAGAACACGCTGGCTCAGCTCCAGCTGCAG GTGGACAAGCTTTCCCAGCAGCCTCACAGGCATCCTCCTCCTAACCATTGGTCCTGGTACCAAAATGTCAGGCTCCCTGGACCCCCAGGACCCCCAGGACCCACCGGCCCTCCAGGACCTCCCGGCCCTCCACCCGCAACTAGACCCATCCACGGCGGGTCGTCCCCCTCCCAAGGCTTGGGACAGCCAGGACGCAGATACGGGAGCTCCCACCCCAACACTAGAAGCCCCACATCATCCATGCATCACAACACAGGATACCCAGCTGCTCAG TCTCTGAGAGATCTGATCCAAAGCTCTAGCTTCCCTCCTAAACCCATGGATGTGTTGCAGGGTACGTCTCGCTACCCACAGCCTCTGTCTGCCGGAGCAGCTACACAGATGTCACTGCATCAG CGGGGCCCAACGGAGTCCTCCTTCCTGAAGAGGAGTGAGACTGGTGGATCTGtcccctccatcaccatctctATTCCCAAACCCAGCTTTGCTCCAAGTCTAGCTTCAGCACCTGCGGACAAAACAAGCACATTTAATCACATAGCAG TTCAAGTAAGGCAGAAATCCCCGATGGCCAAACCATCTTCTTCAGACAGAAGCACAGG GACGACGTCCTGGAGGCAGACTTCTGAACCTCCATCTGCCCCCTCAGCCAAGCGACGGAGAAGGTCGTCCCCGGGGCCCGTCATCGTCATCAAAGACGAGCCAGAGGATGAGGATGAAGTTCGATTT GTGCAGTCCAGCGTAGGGTCCAGCCTGCCGGACAGCAGCACCGGGGCTCAGTCAAAGCCTCGGCAGCAGCTAAAGGTGTCAGTGTCAGTCCCAGTCCCAGTCCCCGGATCGGAGTCTGGGAAAGAGCAGCGTCCGCAGCCCGCAGCACAGCCAGAGTCCGAGAAGAGAGCGGAGCCGGAGGAAGATCCTAACGAGGACTGGTGCGCCGTCTGTCAGAACGGAGGGGAGCTGCTCTGTTGCGACAAGTGTCCCAAAGTCTTTCATCTGGCCTGCCACATTCCCGCCCTCAATGAGTCTCCCAG CGGGGCGTGGTTCTGTTCGCTCTGCCGAGACCTCGCCTCTCCTGAGATGACGTACGACTGTGACGGCAAGGATGACCCCATCTCTGAAGGATGCCCACCTCTTGAAAGAAGG AGGTGTGAGAGGCTGCTACTACGTCTGTTCTGCAATGACTTCAGCACTGACTTCCAGCAGCCTGCTACTCCATCA GAGACAAAAAGGTACAAAGAGCTGATCAAGACTCCGATGGATCTCTCGATAGTCAAGAAGAAACTGGAGTCCAAGTCGCAGGAAGGTGAATGCTATAGTAGCCCGGATGAGTTTGTCGCAGACGTCCGCCTCATATTTTTCAACTGTGCAAAGTACTACAAG GCGACCTCAGAAGTGGGGAGTGCAGGCTTGTACTTGGAGGACTACTTTGAGGAACAGTTGAAACTAGTCTACCCAGATAGGGTCTTCccgggagggagggaagagcaGATGATCCCTCCTTTGGAGGACGAGATAGATGAAGAGGAAGAGATGATGGACGAAGGCATGGCTCCCATTGAAGACGATAAACCACAAAGCCCTGCGGAAAACGGAATCCCGCCTGTGGAAGAGGACTTGCCGCCTCTGGAAGAAGCGGCAGTCCCGGCAGAGGAAGAAAAGTCGGAAACAGAGGAGAAGGTGATTGATACGAGTGAAAAGGCGGCGGATGAAAAGGTTGCAGCCGTGGAAGGGGACTTGCCCCCCGCAGAGGAGGCAAAGCAGGACGAGGAGACTCCTGAGAAGGAGCTGGAAAGCTCCCCAGCTGCCGATAgtgaaacaaaagacaaagtaGCCCCCAGCTCCCCAAAAGAGGAGAGCCCTCAGCTCCCTACAGACACGCCCGCGGATCCAGCTGAAACCCAGGAGAAGGAGTCAGCTCCTGCAGACACAGccaaagaggaggagggataG
- the LOC120553078 gene encoding aldo-keto reductase family 1 member D1-like has protein sequence MSMDFTAENHSIPLSDGNSIPLMGLGTYGDPRRTPKGTTYESVKVAIETGYRHLDGALVYFNEHEVGQAIREKIADGTVKREDIFYCGKLWNTFHPPGLVRPALEKTLKTLQLDYVNLYIVEMPTAFKPGDTYYPRDENGKYIYHQTDLCATWEALEACKDAGLIKSLGVSNFNKRQLELILNKPGLKHKPVSNQVECHPYFTQPKLLEFCQQNDIVIVGYSPLGTSRDASWVNLKCPPLLEDELLASIAKKYNKTTAQVALRFNVQRGVVVIPKSFNPVRIKENFQIFDFSLSETEMKAIEGLNKNTRFVELLMWSDHPEYPFHDDY, from the exons ATGAGCATGGACTTCACAGCTGAGAATCACTCCATTCCTCTGAGTGATGGAAACAGCATACCTTTGATGGGACTGGGAACTTATGGGGATCCCCGCAGG acCCCTAAAGGAACTACATATGAATCAGTCAAAGTGGCTATTGAAACAGGGTACAGACACCTTGATGGGGCTTTGGTCTATTTCAATGAACATGAGGTGGGACAAGCTATAAGGGAGAAAATTGCAGATGGAACTGTAAAAAGAGAGGACATATTTTACTGTGGAAAG TTGTGGAACACATTCCATCCCCCGGGATTGGTTCGACCTGCTTTGGAGAAAACGTTGAAGACATTACAGCTGGATTACGTCAACCTCTATATTGTAGAAATGCCCACAGCCTTCAAG ccagGAGATACATATTACCCCAGAGATGAGAATGGGAAGTACATTTATCACCAAACAGATCTCTGTGCAACATGGGAG GCTTTGGAGGCTTGCAAAGATGCTGGGCTGATAAAATCTCTTGGAGTATCCAACTTCAACAAGAGACAACTGGAGTTGATCCTTAACAAACCTGGGCTGAAACACAAGCCTGTGTCAAACCAG gTTGAATGCCATCCATATTTCACTCAGCCAAAGTTGCTTGAGTTCTGCCAGCAGAATGATATTGTCATTGTGGGATACAGCCCTTTGGGGACATCTAGAGATGCATCCTG GGTGAACCTAAAATGCCCCCCGTTGTTGGAAGATGAGCTACTGGCATCAATTGCTAAAAAGTATAACAAGACCACCGCCCAGGTGGCCTTGAGGTTCAACGTGCAGAGAGGAGTGGTGGTCATCCCAAAGAGCTTCAACCCTGTTCGAATAAAGGAAAACTTTCAG ATATTCGACTTCTCTCTTTCTGAGACTGAGATGAAGGCAATTGAGGGATTGAACAAGAATACTCGTTTTGTGGAACTTCTCAT GTGGTCTGATCACCCAGAGTATCCATTTCATGATGACTACTAG